AACTAAATCGCTGCTGTTTATTGATTTGCTTAACCTATCCTTTAGCTTAAGTAAATTTTTATGAATTGTCAAAACAATAATAATTAAAATTTTAAAAGTTCGTTATTTAGCAAAAAAGTATTTTTATAATGTAGCGATTCTGGCATTGATAAATATTTTAAAAACCCTCAATGTTAATATTTTTCTGTTAAGTATTTCACAATGATAAAATCTTTAATTGTAATATCGATGACAAAAATATATAATAATTTTGATTAGTTGGTATAAATACGAATCAAGGTAAGTTAGTATTTGTGGTTTACGGGAGAAAGCTGAAAAGATTTTATGAGCCATAAAGTCACACTAAGATTGAAACTCGCATTCTACAAATGTGAGGACGAAACAAGTGTCGTTTAAAATTGTGGTGATTGGTACTTCTTTAGGCGGATTATCAGCATTAAAAATTATTCTGGGGAAGTTACCAGCAGACTTCATAGTGCCGATCGCGATCGTGCAACACCGTCACAAGGAATCTAACAGCACACTCCAGGAATTATTGCAAGAGTCTACTTCACTGCCGATTCGAGAAGTGGAAGACAAAGACGAAATACTACCAGGACATATCTACATAGCTCCAGCAGATTATCACTTACTGGTTGAACCAGGTCACTTTGCTCTTTCGACTGATGAGCCAGTTTCTTATGCCAGACCATCTATTGATGTGTTGTTTGAGTCAGCAGCCGATGTCTACACTGAGCAAGTTATTGGTGTAATATTGACAGGAGCAAATCAAGATGGTATGCAAGGTCTTAAGAAAATAAAAGCGCGGGGAGGAATAACTATCGTACAGGACCCTACTACAGCTGAGAGCGATATTATGCCAGAAGCAGCAATTTCTGCTGTTACAGTAGACTGGATTTTGACACTCTCAAACATAGCTTCCCAAATGGTCAAGCTCTGTCACTCATCACGGAAATAAACCCATGCAGATGGAACCCAAAGTAAACATCCTTCTAGTGGATGATAAACTAGAAAATTTGCTAGCACTAGAAGCAATCCTGGAAAAACTGGGAGAGAATTTGGTGAGAGCGACTTCTGGCGAAGAAGCTTTGAGGTGTCTGCTACATCAAGACTTCGCAGTGATTTTGCTAGATGTCCAAATGCCAGGGATGGATGGCTTTGAAACTGCAACCTTGATTCGTAATCGGGGGCGATCGCGTCACACTCCAATTATCTTTCTCACTGCCTTCAGCACCAGCGACCAAATGCTATTTAAAGGCTATGCCTTGGGTGCAGTTGATTATTTGCTCAAACCATTAGACCCCAATATTTTGACTTCTAAAGTCACAGTATTTGTAGAACTATTTAAGAAAACAGAAGCTATCAAGCAACAAGCAGCGCAGTTGGTAGCCATGAATGCGGAACTCAGGCAAAGTGAAGAACGATTGCGATCGCTAAGTACCTGTTCACCCGTCGGCATTTTTGAAATTGATACTGAAGGAGGATGTAGATATACTAATCCTCGCTATCAAATAATTTGTGGTTTGAAGGCGACAGAGAGTTTAGAAAAAAGCTGGCTAGAATCTGTTCATCCAGAAGATAGAGAACGAGCAGTTGCTAGTTGGTCTAACTACATTTGTGAGGGTCGTGACTACTCTGAAGAGTTTCGCTTTCAAACTGCTCAAGGCATCATTCGTTGGGTTCAGGTTCGCTCATCACCAATGCTTTCCGGTCAAGGGGAATTGCTGGGATATGTAGGCACTCTCGAAGATATTACTGAACGCAAGCAAGCAGAAGAAGTCCGCGCTCAAGTAATTAGAGAACAGACCGCAAGGCAAGAAGCAGAAGCAGCAAATCGGATGAAAGATGAGTTTCTTGCCGTTCTCTCCCACGAACTTCGTACACCTCTCACCTCGATGCTGGGTTGGTCAAAAATTCTCCGCTCTAAGAAACTTGACGACAAAGCCACTTCCCGCGCCCTAGAGGCCATTGAACGCAATGCTATATCTCAGATGCAACTAATTGAGGATATCTTAGATGTATCTCGGATTATCCGTGGACAGTTGCGATTAAACGTCTCTGCGGTGAATCTCATCTCAGTGATGGAGGCAGCTTTAGAAGCAGTGCGTCCGCTAGCAGAGCCAAAAGAGATTCAATTAAATACTGTCTTAGATACTTCAGTCGGTTCAGTTTATGGCGATCCAGCGCGGTTACAGCAAATAGTATGGAATCTCTTAACTAATGCCATTAAGTTTACCCCCAAGGGCGGCAGAGTCGAAGTGAATCTGTCAATAGTCTATGGTGAAGAACAACAAACAACTCAAAAATATGCCCAAATTCAAGTTATCGATACGGGTATAGGCATCAGTTCTGAGTTCTTACCGAAAGTATTTGAGCGTTTCCGACAAGCAGACAGCACCACAACGCGATCGCACAATGGACTAGGGCTAGGACTAGCGATCGTCCGTCATTTAGTGGAACTGCATAAAGGTACAATATTTGCCCAAAGTCCAGGTAGTGGACAGGGAGCAACCTTTACTGTGAGACTACCACTGCTACAAGACAATAGAGGGAATAGAGGGAATAGGGAAAATAGAGAAGCCGCAGAAGGAATTTCTTCCTCTGTGGCATCGACACCGCTTGCTGGATTAAAAGTTTTAGTTGTAGATGACGAAGCAGATACCCGTAACTTTCTCAGTTTTATGTTTGAAGAGTATGGAGCGATCGCCACTGCGGTAGCATCAGTTGATGAAGCATTAGCAGTACTTGAGCAAGCAAAAGCAGATATCCTGATTAGCGACATCGGTATGTCGGAGCAAGATGGTTATACACTAATTCGGAAACTGCGCTCTTTAGAACCAGAAAAAGGTGGATGTATGCCAGCGATCGCTTTAACAGCGTACACGCGAGAAGAAGACCGCTTAGAAGCGCTTGCAGCAGGGTTTCAGCAGCATTTATCTAAGCCAATA
The Nostoc punctiforme PCC 73102 genome window above contains:
- a CDS encoding hybrid sensor histidine kinase/response regulator, with protein sequence MQMEPKVNILLVDDKLENLLALEAILEKLGENLVRATSGEEALRCLLHQDFAVILLDVQMPGMDGFETATLIRNRGRSRHTPIIFLTAFSTSDQMLFKGYALGAVDYLLKPLDPNILTSKVTVFVELFKKTEAIKQQAAQLVAMNAELRQSEERLRSLSTCSPVGIFEIDTEGGCRYTNPRYQIICGLKATESLEKSWLESVHPEDRERAVASWSNYICEGRDYSEEFRFQTAQGIIRWVQVRSSPMLSGQGELLGYVGTLEDITERKQAEEVRAQVIREQTARQEAEAANRMKDEFLAVLSHELRTPLTSMLGWSKILRSKKLDDKATSRALEAIERNAISQMQLIEDILDVSRIIRGQLRLNVSAVNLISVMEAALEAVRPLAEPKEIQLNTVLDTSVGSVYGDPARLQQIVWNLLTNAIKFTPKGGRVEVNLSIVYGEEQQTTQKYAQIQVIDTGIGISSEFLPKVFERFRQADSTTTRSHNGLGLGLAIVRHLVELHKGTIFAQSPGSGQGATFTVRLPLLQDNRGNRGNRENREAAEGISSSVASTPLAGLKVLVVDDEADTRNFLSFMFEEYGAIATAVASVDEALAVLEQAKADILISDIGMSEQDGYTLIRKLRSLEPEKGGCMPAIALTAYTREEDRLEALAAGFQQHLSKPIDPTKLIAMVASVLKLSVQVPVS
- a CDS encoding chemotaxis protein CheB encodes the protein MSFKIVVIGTSLGGLSALKIILGKLPADFIVPIAIVQHRHKESNSTLQELLQESTSLPIREVEDKDEILPGHIYIAPADYHLLVEPGHFALSTDEPVSYARPSIDVLFESAADVYTEQVIGVILTGANQDGMQGLKKIKARGGITIVQDPTTAESDIMPEAAISAVTVDWILTLSNIASQMVKLCHSSRK